In Paenibacillus larvae subsp. larvae, the following proteins share a genomic window:
- a CDS encoding sensor histidine kinase, whose product MNSIKSRILWYFMITILFVVMTLGGFFILTITQYYYGSVTQILSERSNMAVSYYNKYLSKSNLSKSNLSKSTLQDKVHSLLEFISRDDFTKIEFLDTSGKLILDSYGLISSKIIDSPDVKKALKGEAESSIGKNPETGERILSLSNPLKEGDKIVGVIRYSTSVDNIDKTVRNITIVAIFIVVLVVFVSLAVSYLLAKRIVRPLQEVTHAAKEMALGNFDTKAEKHHEDEVGHLADTLNFMADEIQKNDKLKNEFISSISHELRTPLTSIKGWSETLVSGEFQDPEETRLGINIISKETDRLIGLVEDLLDFSKLQSGNLKISMIKLKLNPLVKEIGAQFGASCARKQIRLEVQAEEEPIHIMGDGNRIKQILINSIDNAMKFTPQGGVITVSLKQEGKEALITVQDTGEGIPPEILKHVTEKFFKGTSRQGNGLGLSICKELTELQGGKMTIESVFGEGTTITIRFPLVSPE is encoded by the coding sequence TTGAACTCCATTAAAAGCAGGATTCTCTGGTATTTTATGATTACCATCCTCTTTGTGGTGATGACGCTCGGAGGGTTTTTTATATTGACGATAACCCAGTATTACTACGGTTCTGTCACGCAAATTTTAAGTGAGCGGTCTAACATGGCAGTTTCCTACTATAATAAGTATTTGTCCAAATCCAATTTGTCCAAATCCAATTTGTCCAAATCCACTTTGCAGGACAAGGTGCATTCCCTGCTGGAATTCATTTCCCGTGATGATTTCACCAAGATTGAATTTCTGGATACATCAGGTAAGTTGATTCTGGATTCTTACGGGCTTATTTCAAGTAAAATCATAGATTCCCCTGATGTGAAAAAAGCCCTGAAAGGAGAAGCAGAAAGCTCGATCGGCAAAAATCCGGAAACCGGGGAGCGCATTTTGTCTTTGTCCAATCCGCTTAAAGAGGGTGACAAAATCGTCGGTGTTATCCGCTACTCTACTTCAGTGGACAATATTGACAAAACGGTACGTAACATTACCATCGTTGCCATTTTCATTGTGGTTCTGGTTGTTTTTGTATCCTTAGCGGTCAGTTATTTGCTGGCTAAGCGTATAGTCAGGCCTCTTCAGGAGGTGACTCATGCAGCTAAAGAAATGGCCCTTGGGAATTTTGATACGAAGGCTGAGAAGCATCATGAGGATGAAGTCGGGCACCTTGCAGATACACTGAACTTTATGGCTGATGAGATTCAGAAGAACGATAAGCTGAAAAATGAATTTATTTCTTCGATTTCCCATGAACTCCGAACCCCTTTGACCTCCATTAAAGGCTGGTCGGAAACACTCGTTTCAGGGGAATTTCAGGATCCCGAAGAAACCCGGCTTGGAATCAATATCATTTCCAAGGAAACAGACAGGTTAATCGGGCTTGTTGAGGATTTGCTGGATTTCTCCAAGCTGCAATCCGGCAACTTGAAAATATCGATGATCAAGCTGAAACTGAACCCTCTGGTAAAAGAGATAGGCGCCCAATTTGGGGCCAGTTGTGCTCGCAAACAAATCCGTCTTGAAGTGCAGGCGGAAGAGGAGCCAATCCATATCATGGGTGACGGAAACCGGATTAAGCAGATCCTTATCAACTCCATTGATAATGCCATGAAGTTTACACCACAGGGCGGAGTGATAACGGTTAGCCTCAAACAGGAAGGAAAAGAGGCTTTGATAACCGTACAGGATACGGGAGAAGGGATACCTCCCGAGATTCTGAAGCATGTTACGGAGAAGTTCTTTAAAGGAACATCCCGGCAGGGGAACGGTCTTGGATTATCCATCTGCAAAGAGCTCACCGAACTGCAGGGCGGTAAAATGACAATAGAGAGTGTATTTGGGGAGGGGACAACCATAACTATCCGGTTCCCTCTAGTTTCGCCTGAATAA
- a CDS encoding response regulator transcription factor: MKVLILEDEEAIRGFVRINLKRKGIEVVEAETGEEAIALIEKDSDIQIAILDVMLPTEMGGFDVCEQLRVKYPRMGIIMLTAKSQDTDKVLGLELGADDYISKPFSPVELVARINALNRRLQPVAEADEKNILEAGPFIIHLDERKLTKNGKEIDLTPTEFAIVRMFLENPNKSISRDEILDEVWGRHFIGDFKIVDVNIRRIRQKIEKNPSKPVYIETVWGNGYLWKRDKALELH; encoded by the coding sequence ATGAAAGTACTCATACTGGAAGATGAAGAAGCTATCCGCGGATTTGTCCGCATTAATCTGAAAAGAAAAGGCATAGAGGTTGTGGAAGCGGAAACCGGGGAGGAGGCCATTGCCCTGATAGAGAAGGATTCAGATATTCAGATTGCTATTTTGGACGTCATGCTCCCTACAGAAATGGGCGGGTTTGATGTATGTGAGCAACTGCGTGTTAAATATCCCAGGATGGGGATAATCATGCTGACCGCCAAATCCCAGGATACAGATAAGGTTTTGGGACTTGAACTTGGGGCGGATGATTATATATCCAAACCTTTCAGCCCGGTTGAACTGGTTGCCAGAATCAATGCCTTGAACAGGCGGCTTCAGCCCGTAGCGGAGGCGGATGAGAAGAACATCCTGGAGGCAGGACCGTTTATCATTCACCTCGATGAGCGCAAATTAACAAAGAACGGTAAGGAAATAGACCTCACGCCGACTGAATTTGCAATTGTGAGGATGTTCCTGGAGAATCCGAACAAAAGCATTAGCCGGGATGAAATTCTGGATGAAGTATGGGGCCGTCATTTTATAGGAGATTTTAAAATCGTTGATGTAAATATCCGCCGTATCCGGCAAAAGATCGAAAAGAACCCGTCCAAACCGGTTTATATTGAAACTGTATGGGGAAATGGATATTTATGGAAGAGGGATAAGGCGCTTGAACTCCATTAA